A window of Fibrobacter sp. UBA4297 contains these coding sequences:
- the ileS gene encoding isoleucine--tRNA ligase, with the protein RGFGWDCHGLPIESLVQNELGLAGVAEIQKLGVDKFNETCRGKVLKYTSEWKKTVRRMGRWVDFDKGYKTMDKNFMESVWWVFKQCFDKGLIYQGYRIQPYSPALATPLSNFETNQGYKDRQDPSLTLIFPLNTDEAKFKDTSILVWTTTPWTLYSNFCIVVGPDMDYNLVEQDGKKYWIAASRTAAYFKNTNIVDTCKGSELVGKDYEPLSRISDAFVTPDQLSRHYKIYPADYVSTEDGTGAVHTAPSFGEEDFQKGAELDLGLFDPLDTEGKFTDKVPMWKGLGAKEADKEIIRYFKEQGRVFKQDVIVHSYPHCWRTGVPLIYRALKTWFLKIDAPVTSKDGVTKTLKEWMVENNQTVNWVPDHIKNGRFGKWLEGARDWNLSRNRFWGTPIPVWLSDDGDMIAVGSIEELQQLTGVKLDDLHKHFVDKLTIEKNGKVYRRTPEVFDCWFESGSMPYASRHYPFENKELVERSFPADFIAEGLDQTRGWFYTLTVLSNALFQKPAFKNVIVNGIILAEDGSKMSKSKRNYPDPNDLIERTGADAIRLFMINSAALKAEDLRFSEEGVKGIVKQVMLPLWNAVAFFVSNHNADAAKGQLTWKPGQEVKSDNELDRWMLATLQDLAAKVEVEMKAYRLYNVVPAVIAAVDDLTNWYVRRSRRRFWKSENDGDKNAAYATMYKVLVDFSKILAPFLPLLAEEIYQILVREVDANAPVSVHLCEFPSADKSLMDEKLVERIAMVRGMVEMGRVIRATNNVKNRMPIASMTVVAHGTEEKNVAETMKDLILEELNVREMKFLEDETKLVKLSAKPNFLAIKAKGPDYAKNMKVISAKLNSLSVDEIKALQNGETIKFDFGEVGADCLMLNRIVADGMAVEANQHFTVALDLKITDELRRACVARELVNRIQNRRKDQNFAISDRISIELYSESEVLKQAVKENESYIKGETQANAIVWKDSAAGLQESDADGEKVFVEAVR; encoded by the coding sequence CGCGGTTTCGGTTGGGACTGCCACGGCCTTCCGATTGAATCTCTCGTGCAGAACGAACTCGGTCTCGCGGGCGTTGCCGAAATTCAGAAGCTCGGTGTCGATAAGTTCAACGAAACCTGCCGCGGCAAGGTGCTCAAGTACACCAGCGAATGGAAGAAGACGGTGCGCCGCATGGGCCGCTGGGTGGACTTCGACAAGGGCTACAAGACCATGGACAAGAACTTCATGGAATCTGTGTGGTGGGTGTTCAAGCAGTGCTTCGACAAGGGCCTCATCTACCAGGGCTACCGCATCCAGCCGTACAGCCCGGCGCTTGCCACTCCGCTTTCGAACTTCGAAACGAACCAGGGCTATAAGGACCGTCAGGACCCGTCTCTCACGCTCATCTTCCCGCTCAACACGGACGAAGCCAAGTTCAAGGACACGAGCATCCTCGTGTGGACGACGACCCCGTGGACACTTTATTCCAACTTCTGCATTGTTGTTGGCCCGGATATGGACTACAACCTTGTGGAACAGGATGGCAAGAAGTACTGGATTGCCGCAAGCCGTACCGCTGCCTACTTCAAGAACACGAACATCGTGGATACCTGCAAGGGTTCCGAACTCGTGGGCAAGGACTACGAGCCGCTTTCCCGCATTTCCGATGCGTTCGTGACGCCGGACCAGCTGTCCCGCCACTACAAGATTTACCCCGCCGACTACGTGAGTACCGAAGACGGTACTGGCGCCGTGCATACCGCTCCTTCCTTTGGTGAAGAAGACTTCCAGAAGGGCGCTGAACTCGACCTCGGCCTTTTCGACCCGCTCGATACCGAAGGCAAGTTCACCGACAAGGTCCCGATGTGGAAGGGCCTCGGCGCAAAAGAAGCCGACAAGGAAATTATCCGCTATTTCAAGGAACAGGGCCGCGTGTTCAAGCAGGACGTGATTGTCCACAGCTACCCGCACTGCTGGCGTACCGGCGTTCCTCTGATTTACCGTGCCCTCAAGACGTGGTTCCTGAAGATTGATGCGCCTGTCACGAGCAAGGACGGCGTGACCAAGACTTTGAAGGAATGGATGGTCGAAAACAACCAGACCGTGAACTGGGTGCCGGACCACATCAAAAACGGACGCTTCGGCAAGTGGCTCGAAGGCGCCCGCGACTGGAACCTTTCCCGTAACCGCTTCTGGGGTACGCCGATTCCGGTGTGGCTCAGCGACGACGGCGACATGATTGCCGTGGGTTCCATCGAAGAACTCCAGCAGCTCACCGGCGTGAAGCTCGATGACTTGCACAAGCATTTTGTGGACAAGCTTACCATTGAAAAGAACGGTAAGGTTTACCGCCGTACGCCTGAAGTTTTCGACTGCTGGTTCGAATCCGGTTCTATGCCGTATGCTAGCCGCCATTACCCGTTCGAAAACAAGGAACTCGTGGAACGCAGCTTCCCGGCTGACTTCATCGCCGAAGGCCTTGACCAGACTCGTGGTTGGTTCTACACGCTGACCGTGCTTTCTAACGCTTTGTTCCAGAAGCCGGCTTTCAAGAACGTTATTGTGAACGGTATTATCTTGGCCGAAGACGGTTCCAAGATGAGTAAGTCCAAGCGCAACTACCCGGACCCGAACGACCTTATTGAACGCACGGGTGCCGACGCTATTCGCTTGTTCATGATTAACTCCGCCGCTTTGAAGGCCGAAGACCTGCGCTTCAGCGAAGAAGGCGTGAAGGGCATCGTGAAGCAGGTGATGTTGCCGCTCTGGAACGCCGTTGCATTCTTTGTCTCGAACCACAACGCCGACGCCGCCAAGGGCCAGCTCACGTGGAAACCCGGTCAGGAAGTCAAGAGCGATAACGAACTTGACCGCTGGATGCTTGCAACATTGCAGGATCTCGCTGCCAAGGTTGAAGTGGAAATGAAGGCTTACCGCCTGTACAACGTTGTGCCTGCTGTGATTGCCGCAGTTGATGACCTCACGAACTGGTACGTGCGCCGCAGCCGTCGCCGCTTCTGGAAGTCCGAAAACGATGGCGACAAGAACGCCGCCTACGCCACCATGTACAAGGTGCTGGTGGACTTCTCCAAGATTCTCGCTCCGTTCCTCCCGCTCCTCGCCGAAGAAATCTACCAGATTCTCGTTCGCGAAGTCGATGCCAACGCTCCGGTGAGCGTACACCTCTGCGAATTCCCGAGCGCCGACAAGTCCCTCATGGACGAAAAGCTCGTGGAACGCATCGCCATGGTGCGTGGCATGGTTGAAATGGGCCGCGTGATTCGTGCAACGAACAACGTAAAGAACCGTATGCCGATTGCCAGCATGACGGTGGTCGCTCACGGCACTGAAGAGAAGAACGTTGCTGAAACGATGAAGGACTTGATCCTCGAAGAACTCAACGTTCGCGAAATGAAGTTCTTGGAAGATGAGACGAAACTCGTGAAGCTCTCCGCCAAGCCGAACTTCCTTGCCATCAAGGCGAAGGGCCCGGATTACGCGAAGAACATGAAGGTGATTTCTGCCAAGCTGAATTCGCTGAGCGTTGACGAAATCAAGGCTCTGCAGAATGGCGAAACCATCAAGTTCGACTTCGGCGAAGTCGGTGCAGACTGCCTGATGCTCAACCGCATCGTGGCCGATGGCATGGCCGTGGAAGCCAACCAGCACTTCACCGTGGCTCTGGACCTGAAGATCACGGACGAACTCCGCCGCGCCTGCGTGGCCCGCGAACTTGTGAACCGCATCCAGAACAGAAGAAAGGATCAGAACTTTGCAATCTCTGACCGTATCAGCATTGAACTTTATTCTGAAAGCGAAGTGCTGAAACAGGCTGTAAAGGAAAACGAATCTTACATCAAGGGCGAGACCCAAGCTAACGCTATCGTGTGGAAGGATTCTGCTGCTGGCTTGCAGGAATCTGATGCAGATGGCGAAAAGGTCTTCGTTGAAGCTGTAAGATAA